A window of the Helianthus annuus cultivar XRQ/B chromosome 4, HanXRQr2.0-SUNRISE, whole genome shotgun sequence genome harbors these coding sequences:
- the LOC110936222 gene encoding protein DA1-related 1 translates to MDWLSRIFEGSNRGVSWDSRSDFEDFDRAIAMSLAEGRRRHGFSDDFLRKEDERLAKALHGRLKLEPSPWNRNMNRNANVHQPPMSISHSTGYRKCAGCNNVISHGQYLRCMGAVWHPECLKCHACNLPISDNEFLLSGNYPYHKSCYRENHHPRCDVCRQFIRTDAAGFVEYKVHPFWAQKYCPRHERDGTPRCCSCDRFEPKEIQYAALNDGRKLCLECLDSAIMGTSDCQPLYHDIQQFFASMNMKLEQKIPLLLVERQALNEAMDGETNGHYHMPETRGLCLSEEQVVSTVSRQPRIGMGNRVPNTRIEPYQLTRHAEVTAILILYGLPRLLTGSILAHEMMHAWLRLKGYPTLRPDVEEGICQTVAHMWLTAEIALLSRQGRRSPFEKKLADFFKQQIESDMSPVYGNGFRAGNRAVLKYGLQKTLYHIRSTGSFPN, encoded by the exons ATGGATTGGCTTAGCAGGATTTTCGAAGGGTCGAACCGTGGAGTTtcatgg GACTCACGGTCAGATTTCGAGGACTTTGACCGGGCAATTGCCATGTCACTTGCAGAAGGGAGAAGAAGACATGGGTTTA GTGATGATTTCCTTCGGAAAGAAGATGAACGTCTTGCAAAGGCTCTACATGGAAGACTGAAACTAGAGCCTTCACCTTGGAACAGAAACATGAACCGCAATGCAAATGTTCATCAACCACCTATGTCAATCTCACATTCAACAGGATATAG GAAATGTGCTGGTTGCAATAATGTGATTAGTCATGGACAATATCTAAGATGCATGGGTGCTGTTTGGCATCCCGAATGTTTAAAATGCCATGCGTGTAACCTGCCAATTTCTGATAATGAG TTTTTATTGTCGGGAAATTATCCGTATCACAAGTCTTGCTATAGAGAAAACCATCACCCACGATGTGATGTCTGCCGCCAATTT ATTCGAACAGATGCTGCTGGTTTTGTTGAATATAAGGTACATCCTTTCTGGGCTCAGAAATACTGCCCACGCCATGAACGTGACGGGACTCCTAGGTGTTGTAGCTGTGatcgtttcgag CCAAAGGAAATACAATATGCTGCTCTTAATGACGGTAGAAAACTATGCCTGGAGTGTCTCGATTCTGCAATCATGGGTACCTCAGATTGTCAACCACTGTATCACGATATACAACAGTTTTTCGCAAGTATGAACATGAAACTGGAACAAAAGATCCCGTTACTTTTGGTTGAGAGGCAAGCACTTAACGAGGCcatggatggagaaacaaat GGTCATTACCACATGCCCGAGACCAGAGGACTCTGTCTGTCTGAGGAACAAGTTGTCAGCACA GTTTCAAGACAACCGAGAATTGGGATGGGAAATCGGGTCCCAAACACGAGAATAGAGCCGTATCAGCTGACCCGTCACGCTGAGGTCACCGCTATTCTCATTTTATACGGCCTCCCAAG GTTGCTTACTGGATCAATCTTAGCTCATGAAATGATGCATGCATGGCTGCGACTTAAAG gGTACCCGACTCTTCGTCCAGATGTTGAAGAAGGAATATGTCAAACGGTTGCTCATATGTGGTTAACAGCCGAGATAGCATTATTATCAAGGCAAGGGAGAAGATCTCCATTTGAGAAGAAGCTTGCAGACTTCTTTAAACAGCAAATTGAATCTGACATGTCACCTGTGTACGGAAATGGTTTCCGGGCTGGCAATCGGGCTGTGCTTAAATACGGGCTTCAGAAGACGTTGTACCATATACGATCGACCGGGAGCTTTCCTAACTGA